A single region of the Euzebyales bacterium genome encodes:
- a CDS encoding PEP/pyruvate-binding domain-containing protein, with the protein MSEHDWRTPRAVTAPGAHARAMSDYIVWFDDYDEARDRCRVGGKNASLGTMTGAGLPVPPGFAVTTDAYDLLRTHDDLRAAIEAALAEVDFSDPARLRRVSATVRGLIDDVDLPADVERSIRACYADLSRRCGLDAVPVAVRSSATAEDLPDASFAGQQDTYLWVTGADAVVDHVRRCWSSVFTDRAIAYRHEMGHDHEVISMSVGVQKMVNPRCAGVAFTLNPRNGDRSQVAIDASWGFGEAVVGGEVTPDSFLVDKVLRTVVDRIISAKAIEYRLDGEGVVKCDVDEARRDAQCITDEEICAVAAMARRAERHYGRPQDIEWAIDRHLPEGDNVIMLQARPETVWSRRPKRSITTEAYDPMRSIVSTLISPTHATEP; encoded by the coding sequence GTGAGCGAGCACGACTGGCGGACGCCTCGGGCCGTCACGGCACCCGGCGCCCACGCCCGCGCCATGTCTGACTACATCGTCTGGTTCGACGACTACGACGAGGCGCGGGACCGCTGCCGCGTCGGCGGCAAGAACGCCAGCCTGGGAACGATGACCGGCGCCGGCCTGCCGGTGCCGCCCGGGTTCGCGGTCACGACCGACGCCTACGACCTCCTGCGTACCCACGACGACCTGCGGGCGGCGATCGAGGCGGCCCTGGCGGAGGTCGACTTCTCCGACCCGGCCCGACTCCGGCGGGTCTCCGCGACCGTGCGCGGCCTGATCGACGACGTGGACCTGCCGGCCGACGTCGAGCGCTCGATCCGGGCCTGCTATGCCGACCTGTCACGACGCTGCGGGCTCGACGCCGTGCCCGTGGCCGTACGTTCCAGCGCGACCGCGGAGGACCTCCCCGACGCGAGCTTCGCGGGCCAGCAGGACACCTACCTGTGGGTCACGGGGGCCGACGCGGTCGTCGACCACGTCCGCCGGTGCTGGTCGTCGGTGTTCACCGACCGCGCGATCGCCTACCGTCACGAGATGGGCCACGACCACGAGGTGATCTCGATGTCGGTCGGCGTCCAGAAGATGGTCAACCCCCGGTGTGCAGGCGTCGCGTTCACGCTGAACCCCCGCAACGGCGACCGGTCGCAGGTCGCGATCGATGCCTCGTGGGGCTTTGGCGAGGCGGTCGTGGGTGGCGAGGTGACCCCTGACAGCTTCCTGGTCGACAAGGTCCTGCGCACCGTCGTCGACCGGATCATCTCGGCGAAGGCGATCGAGTACCGCCTCGACGGCGAGGGGGTCGTGAAGTGCGACGTCGACGAAGCACGCCGGGACGCGCAGTGCATCACCGACGAGGAGATCTGCGCGGTGGCGGCGATGGCACGGCGCGCCGAGCGGCACTACGGGCGGCCGCAGGACATCGAATGGGCCATCGACCGGCACCTGCCGGAGGGCGACAACGTCATCATGCTGCAGGCCCGCCCCGAGACGGTCTGGTCGCGCAGGCCGAAGCGATCGATCACCACCGAGGCCTATGACCCGATGAGGTCGATCGTGTCGACCCTCATCTCCCCGACCCACGCGACCGAGCCGTGA
- a CDS encoding histidine phosphatase family protein, translating into MSDDRRPLPRTERVDPPLYLSRYLERQKADGPREPADGDEQTPLYLRRFRERRSSGQPTQSLPPLHERTGLGMQQALSEDNRTKEISAPPAARKRLLADVYLVRHAETQGYSTEAGLTPLGNWQAHTYGHTVAKRVDDGETVVVRHADTSRARETAQNLARGLHDGLALFEKDVKVFEPAPMPEFRNFGVATPEGIRDVTAAFRKYYATLEEFERTALGDRPMWLVEIDRFWRTQQGGGDPIQHWLTIPMFHFEPPAMAVRRFWTGIHRLAAEFSGARLVVTTHSGPIRAFAIAALGYDPGEPYNTEHVRVKVFEGGTEALVSYRNRVQEMHVPEIEALPTWQLDEQWTPPGTASGAPM; encoded by the coding sequence GTGAGCGACGACCGCCGACCCCTGCCGAGGACCGAGCGGGTCGACCCCCCGCTGTACCTGTCGCGCTACCTCGAGCGGCAGAAGGCGGACGGTCCGCGTGAACCGGCGGACGGCGACGAGCAGACTCCGCTGTACCTTCGGCGGTTCCGGGAGCGCAGGTCGTCGGGGCAACCGACGCAGTCCCTGCCGCCGCTGCACGAGCGCACCGGGCTCGGCATGCAGCAGGCGCTGTCGGAGGACAACCGCACGAAGGAGATCTCGGCCCCGCCGGCCGCGAGGAAGCGCCTGCTGGCGGACGTGTACCTCGTCCGCCACGCCGAGACCCAGGGCTACTCGACGGAGGCGGGGCTGACCCCGCTCGGCAACTGGCAGGCCCACACCTACGGGCACACGGTCGCCAAGCGGGTCGACGACGGTGAGACCGTGGTCGTCCGGCACGCCGACACCAGCCGGGCCCGTGAGACGGCGCAGAACCTGGCGCGCGGCCTCCACGACGGCCTTGCGCTGTTCGAGAAGGACGTCAAGGTCTTCGAGCCGGCGCCGATGCCGGAGTTCCGCAACTTCGGGGTGGCCACCCCCGAGGGGATCCGCGACGTCACGGCGGCGTTCCGCAAGTACTACGCCACCCTCGAGGAGTTCGAGCGCACCGCCCTGGGTGACCGCCCGATGTGGCTTGTCGAGATCGACCGCTTCTGGCGGACCCAGCAGGGAGGCGGCGACCCCATCCAGCACTGGCTGACCATCCCGATGTTCCACTTCGAGCCGCCCGCGATGGCGGTTCGGCGGTTCTGGACCGGCATCCACCGGCTCGCCGCCGAGTTCAGTGGCGCGCGCCTGGTGGTCACCACCCACTCGGGCCCGATCCGGGCGTTCGCGATCGCCGCGCTCGGCTACGACCCGGGCGAGCCGTACAACACCGAGCACGTACGCGTGAAGGTGTTCGAGGGCGGCACCGAGGCGCTCGTGAGCTACCGCAACCGCGTCCAGGAGATGCACGTCCCAGAGATCGAGGCACTGCCCACGTGGCAGCTCGATGAGCAGTGGACGCCCCCAGGGACCGCGTCCGGAGCCCCGATGTGA
- a CDS encoding catechol 2,3-dioxygenase produces the protein MGILRLSHVELRVPDLELSTAYYTEVVGLIETAREHDRVFLKGWDEQQHHSVILRYAPTYGLETLGFKVQDAADLDELAERVEQAGIATKHFAAGELGPGSGTTVRFTTAGAHTVDLVHGMEQVGNALPLHNPPPEPQGLPGMHPPRIDHAFLMCEDVDGITAFFTDVLGFRLTEQILADDGHQLITFLERTHTAHDIAFVTGPNGAFHHVAFWVDDWNDLRRSADICAYHGVRIDAGPTRHGATRGWGLYFFDPAGNRNEVYTGGYWADPDREPITWTESEMGRAVFYYEGVVDQSFLTVHS, from the coding sequence ATGGGGATCCTGAGGCTGTCACACGTCGAGCTGCGGGTGCCCGACCTGGAGCTGTCCACCGCCTACTACACCGAGGTGGTCGGGCTCATCGAGACGGCCCGGGAGCACGACAGGGTGTTCCTCAAGGGCTGGGACGAACAGCAGCACCACTCGGTGATCCTGCGGTACGCACCGACCTACGGCCTCGAGACGCTGGGCTTCAAGGTCCAGGACGCCGCGGACCTCGACGAGCTCGCCGAGCGGGTGGAGCAGGCCGGCATCGCGACGAAGCACTTCGCGGCAGGCGAGTTGGGACCGGGCTCGGGCACGACCGTGCGCTTCACCACCGCGGGCGCCCACACCGTCGACCTCGTGCACGGCATGGAACAGGTCGGCAACGCCCTGCCCCTGCACAACCCGCCACCCGAGCCGCAGGGGCTGCCGGGCATGCACCCACCCCGCATCGACCACGCGTTCCTGATGTGCGAGGACGTCGACGGCATCACGGCGTTCTTCACCGACGTGCTCGGCTTCCGCCTCACGGAACAGATCCTCGCCGACGATGGCCACCAGCTCATCACGTTTCTCGAGCGGACCCACACCGCCCACGACATCGCGTTCGTGACGGGACCGAACGGCGCGTTCCACCACGTCGCCTTCTGGGTCGACGACTGGAACGACCTACGGCGCTCGGCGGACATCTGCGCCTACCACGGTGTCCGGATCGACGCGGGGCCCACACGTCACGGTGCCACGCGCGGGTGGGGCCTGTACTTCTTCGATCCGGCCGGCAATCGCAACGAGGTCTACACCGGTGGGTACTGGGCCGATCCGGATCGCGAGCCGATCACGTGGACCGAGTCGGAGATGGGGCGCGCCGTCTTCTACTACGAGGGTGTGGTCGACCAGAGCTTCCTGACGGTGCACTCGTGA